One stretch of Astatotilapia calliptera chromosome 3, fAstCal1.2, whole genome shotgun sequence DNA includes these proteins:
- the rundc3ab gene encoding RUN domain-containing protein 3A isoform X3, whose protein sequence is MEQAAMAMGDVSKKASTRNLAVERKNLLTVCRFSVKTLLEKYTAEPIDDSSEEFVNFAAILEHILSHRFKGSSSWFDGQRSYWDYIRLACAKVPNSCISSIESMENISTSRAKVRAWMRVALMEKRLSEYIATALRDSRTTKRFYAEGAIMLREEATVLTGMLIGLGAIDFSFCLKGEALDGKSPAVIDYTPYLKFTQSYDYLSDDDDRQSVDSSASDDSVPEHPYIPLVTDEESWSTKCRKMEQRFKIVNAQKGYLEELVRLRESQLKNTEMENKRLKARLEELQTQSQQEKRELEAIVLELQEQLTSLIPCDSNHLAKNLSIPLVNQWPTLEPFDSQEDLKLFRRTASVLHSMESKSPSASRRSFPSTELLSVEVSLDSDSQRTHGKQNGRAWCTEKDYTPSMMGLCGSLASFPSCKSLTSLKSSECLVNISTENSPALSPS, encoded by the exons GTTTTCAGTTAAGACCCTGCTGGAGAAATACACGGCCGAGCCCATCGATGATTCATCAGAAGAGTTTGTCAATTTCGCCGCCATCCTTGAACACATCCTCAGCCACCGTTTCAAAG GCTCTAGTAGCTGGTTCGATGGTCAGAGGAGTTACTGGGACTACATCCGCCTGGCTTGTGCTAAAGTCCCCAACAGCTGCATTAGCAGCATTGAGAGCATGGAAAACATCAGCACCTCACGAGCCAAG GTCCGAGCCTGGATGAGAGTAGCTCTGATGGAGAAGAGGCTATCTGAATACATCGCCACTGCTCTGAGGGACAGCAGGACAACCAA GAGGTTCTATGCAGAGGGAGCCATCATGTTAAGAGAAGAAGCTACAGTGCTAACAGGGATGCTAATAGGTCTTGGAGCTATAGACTTTAG CTTCTGTTTAAAAGGGGAGGCCCTGGATGGGAAATCTCCTGCAGTGATTGACTATACTCCATACTTGAAATTTACACAAAG CTATGATTACCTGAGCGATGACGATGATCGGCAGAGTGTTGACAGCAGCGCGAGTGACGACAGCGTCCCTGAACATCCTTACATCCCCCTGGTCACAGACGAGGAGAGCTGGAGCACAAAGTGTCGCAAGATGGAGCAGAGGTTCAAGATTGTCAATGCACAAAAG GGTTACCTGGAGGAGCTTGTGCGTCTGCGTGAGTCACAGCTGAAGAACACAGAGATGGAGAACAAGAGGCTAAAGGCCCGGCTGGAGGAGCTGCAGACCCAGAGCCAACAGGAGAAAAGGGAACTAGAGGCCATTGTCTTGGAGCTTCAGGAGCAACT GACAAGCTTGATTCCGTGTGACTCCAACCACTTGGCGAAAAACCTCTCAATCCCACTCGTCAACCAGTGGCCAACGCTCGAGCCGTTCGACAGCCAAGAGGACTTGAAGCTGTTTCGCAG AACTGCTTCAGTTCTTCACAGCATGGAATCAAAAagtccatctgcttcaag gaGGAGTTTTCCAAGCACAGAGCTGCTGTCAGTGGAGGTCAGCCTGGATTCTGACTCTCAGAGGACTCATGGGAAACAGAATGGGAGGGCCTGGTGCACAG AAAAGGACTACACCCCCTCCATGATGGGCCTGTGTGGGTCCTTGGCGTCCTTCCCAAGCTGCAAATCTCTGACTAGCCTGAAGTCCAGCGAGTGCCTGGTCAACATCAGCACAGAGAACAGTCCTGCCCTCTCTCCCAGCTAG
- the rundc3ab gene encoding RUN domain-containing protein 3A isoform X1, with protein MEQAAMAMGDVSKKASTRNLAVERKNLLTVCRFSVKTLLEKYTAEPIDDSSEEFVNFAAILEHILSHRFKGSSSWFDGQRSYWDYIRLACAKVPNSCISSIESMENISTSRAKVRAWMRVALMEKRLSEYIATALRDSRTTKRFYAEGAIMLREEATVLTGMLIGLGAIDFSFCLKGEALDGKSPAVIDYTPYLKFTQSYDYLSDDDDRQSVDSSASDDSVPEHPYIPLVTDEESWSTKCRKMEQRFKIVNAQKGYLEELVRLRESQLKNTEMENKRLKARLEELQTQSQQEKRELEAIVLELQEQLTSLIPCDSNHLAKNLSIPLVNQWPTLEPFDSQEDLKLFRRRSFPSTELLSVEVSLDSDSQRTHGKQNGRAWCTGDNSDTQAMKHVCTVKLTLPLYVCPTLPEKDYTPSMMGLCGSLASFPSCKSLTSLKSSECLVNISTENSPALSPS; from the exons GTTTTCAGTTAAGACCCTGCTGGAGAAATACACGGCCGAGCCCATCGATGATTCATCAGAAGAGTTTGTCAATTTCGCCGCCATCCTTGAACACATCCTCAGCCACCGTTTCAAAG GCTCTAGTAGCTGGTTCGATGGTCAGAGGAGTTACTGGGACTACATCCGCCTGGCTTGTGCTAAAGTCCCCAACAGCTGCATTAGCAGCATTGAGAGCATGGAAAACATCAGCACCTCACGAGCCAAG GTCCGAGCCTGGATGAGAGTAGCTCTGATGGAGAAGAGGCTATCTGAATACATCGCCACTGCTCTGAGGGACAGCAGGACAACCAA GAGGTTCTATGCAGAGGGAGCCATCATGTTAAGAGAAGAAGCTACAGTGCTAACAGGGATGCTAATAGGTCTTGGAGCTATAGACTTTAG CTTCTGTTTAAAAGGGGAGGCCCTGGATGGGAAATCTCCTGCAGTGATTGACTATACTCCATACTTGAAATTTACACAAAG CTATGATTACCTGAGCGATGACGATGATCGGCAGAGTGTTGACAGCAGCGCGAGTGACGACAGCGTCCCTGAACATCCTTACATCCCCCTGGTCACAGACGAGGAGAGCTGGAGCACAAAGTGTCGCAAGATGGAGCAGAGGTTCAAGATTGTCAATGCACAAAAG GGTTACCTGGAGGAGCTTGTGCGTCTGCGTGAGTCACAGCTGAAGAACACAGAGATGGAGAACAAGAGGCTAAAGGCCCGGCTGGAGGAGCTGCAGACCCAGAGCCAACAGGAGAAAAGGGAACTAGAGGCCATTGTCTTGGAGCTTCAGGAGCAACT GACAAGCTTGATTCCGTGTGACTCCAACCACTTGGCGAAAAACCTCTCAATCCCACTCGTCAACCAGTGGCCAACGCTCGAGCCGTTCGACAGCCAAGAGGACTTGAAGCTGTTTCGCAG gaGGAGTTTTCCAAGCACAGAGCTGCTGTCAGTGGAGGTCAGCCTGGATTCTGACTCTCAGAGGACTCATGGGAAACAGAATGGGAGGGCCTGGTGCACAGGTGACAACTCAGACACACAAGCGATGAAACATGTGTGTACAGTTAAACTGACCCTCCCGTTATATGTTTGTCCCACCCTCCCAGAAAAGGACTACACCCCCTCCATGATGGGCCTGTGTGGGTCCTTGGCGTCCTTCCCAAGCTGCAAATCTCTGACTAGCCTGAAGTCCAGCGAGTGCCTGGTCAACATCAGCACAGAGAACAGTCCTGCCCTCTCTCCCAGCTAG
- the rundc3ab gene encoding RUN domain-containing protein 3A isoform X2, whose protein sequence is MEQAAMAMGDVSKKASTRNLAVERKNLLTVCRFSVKTLLEKYTAEPIDDSSEEFVNFAAILEHILSHRFKGSSSWFDGQRSYWDYIRLACAKVPNSCISSIESMENISTSRAKVRAWMRVALMEKRLSEYIATALRDSRTTKRFYAEGAIMLREEATVLTGMLIGLGAIDFSFCLKGEALDGKSPAVIDYTPYLKFTQSYDYLSDDDDRQSVDSSASDDSVPEHPYIPLVTDEESWSTKCRKMEQRFKIVNAQKGYLEELVRLRESQLKNTEMENKRLKARLEELQTQSQQEKRELEAIVLELQEQLTSLIPCDSNHLAKNLSIPLVNQWPTLEPFDSQEDLKLFRRRSFPSTELLSVEVSLDSDSQRTHGKQNGRAWCTEKDYTPSMMGLCGSLASFPSCKSLTSLKSSECLVNISTENSPALSPS, encoded by the exons GTTTTCAGTTAAGACCCTGCTGGAGAAATACACGGCCGAGCCCATCGATGATTCATCAGAAGAGTTTGTCAATTTCGCCGCCATCCTTGAACACATCCTCAGCCACCGTTTCAAAG GCTCTAGTAGCTGGTTCGATGGTCAGAGGAGTTACTGGGACTACATCCGCCTGGCTTGTGCTAAAGTCCCCAACAGCTGCATTAGCAGCATTGAGAGCATGGAAAACATCAGCACCTCACGAGCCAAG GTCCGAGCCTGGATGAGAGTAGCTCTGATGGAGAAGAGGCTATCTGAATACATCGCCACTGCTCTGAGGGACAGCAGGACAACCAA GAGGTTCTATGCAGAGGGAGCCATCATGTTAAGAGAAGAAGCTACAGTGCTAACAGGGATGCTAATAGGTCTTGGAGCTATAGACTTTAG CTTCTGTTTAAAAGGGGAGGCCCTGGATGGGAAATCTCCTGCAGTGATTGACTATACTCCATACTTGAAATTTACACAAAG CTATGATTACCTGAGCGATGACGATGATCGGCAGAGTGTTGACAGCAGCGCGAGTGACGACAGCGTCCCTGAACATCCTTACATCCCCCTGGTCACAGACGAGGAGAGCTGGAGCACAAAGTGTCGCAAGATGGAGCAGAGGTTCAAGATTGTCAATGCACAAAAG GGTTACCTGGAGGAGCTTGTGCGTCTGCGTGAGTCACAGCTGAAGAACACAGAGATGGAGAACAAGAGGCTAAAGGCCCGGCTGGAGGAGCTGCAGACCCAGAGCCAACAGGAGAAAAGGGAACTAGAGGCCATTGTCTTGGAGCTTCAGGAGCAACT GACAAGCTTGATTCCGTGTGACTCCAACCACTTGGCGAAAAACCTCTCAATCCCACTCGTCAACCAGTGGCCAACGCTCGAGCCGTTCGACAGCCAAGAGGACTTGAAGCTGTTTCGCAG gaGGAGTTTTCCAAGCACAGAGCTGCTGTCAGTGGAGGTCAGCCTGGATTCTGACTCTCAGAGGACTCATGGGAAACAGAATGGGAGGGCCTGGTGCACAG AAAAGGACTACACCCCCTCCATGATGGGCCTGTGTGGGTCCTTGGCGTCCTTCCCAAGCTGCAAATCTCTGACTAGCCTGAAGTCCAGCGAGTGCCTGGTCAACATCAGCACAGAGAACAGTCCTGCCCTCTCTCCCAGCTAG
- the LOC113019357 gene encoding protein FAM117A-like, with translation MTRLEFSNGFSSSSHHQHQRRKSRCWLTLASHHHHQSSPTSLPGRTATANNSHLELSGPRFDTVKMSGRSGAGHTRGAALGPQPLKATVPYQLASKPRPNRIDGKPARKARSHQLSPGMRRTMSLDAIIGPYLQGHWPKEPEGPSCVPRQDKSTQTPDSWSDRSHSRRGSSSHKRSASWGSAEHLREITKLKQQLQQCSKPAVSGAHDKDRQRGYPQGGRSLGAAQTQPIPIPPAPLSTLVPPLRCSVEGLNQELEGMFISQSLHPLQRLLEVPDGHRAPVPLQSCSSGSQSDPPTTPPPSSSSTSSSPSSSPNDICTSQPNSDAPPDLHQGSTDSGLLSPFPSQNEADLSPLLNASSPGPNKSCCFQRKPPEGCERVRVWEEISSPQKPTMALISSCPDPNKVNFTPYGGSAFCPVSLPKPLLPSMDMFFRSFGSPASNCLNQGTSSCQMVSSNTWAVRPDPPAATTVMGESSGEGLAL, from the exons ATGACTCGCCTTGAGTTTTCTAACGGTTTTTCTTCGAGTAGTCATCACCAGCACCAGAGGAGAAAGAGCCGCTGCTGGTTAACTTTAGCCAGCCACCACCATCACCAGAGCTCCCCCACATCTCTACCAGGCAGGACAGCCACAGCTAATAACAGTCATTTAGAGTTAAGTGGACCCAGATTTGACACTGTAAAGATGTCCGGTCGAAGTGGAGCTGGACACACGAGGGGTGCTGCTTTGGGTCCACAGCCGCTGAAGGCAACTGTCCCATATCAGCTGGCCAGCAAACCGAGACCCAACAGGATAGATGGGAAGCCAG CTAGAAAGGCCAGATCCCACCAGCTGAGCCCAGGCATGAGGCGGACGATGTCCCTGGACGCCATCATCGGGCCGTACCTGCAAGGACACTGGCCCAAAGAACCAGAAGGCCCGAGCTGTGTACCCCGCCAGGACAAATCCACCCAG ACCCCAGACTCATGGTCCGATAGATCCCACAGCCGGCGAGGAAGCAGCAGCCACAAGCGATCAGCATCATGGGGCAGTGCTGAGCATCTGCGAGAG atcactaaactaaaacaacaacTGCAGCAGTGCAGCAAACCTGCAGTCTCGGGGGCACATGACAAAGACCGTCAGCGGGGCTATCCTCAGGGGGGCCGTAGCCTTGGAGCTGCTCAG ACTCAGCCTATTCCCATCCCCCCTGCTCCCCTGTCTACACTGGTCCCTCCCCTGCGCTGCAGCGTGGAGGGCCTCAACCAGGAGCTGGAAGGCATGTTCATCAGCCAGTCACTACATCCATTACAGAGG CTGCTCGAGGTTCCAGATGGTCATCGGGCTCCGGTGcctctgcagagctgcagcagtGGATCTCAGAGCGACCCCCCCACCACGCCCCCGCCATCGtcatcctccacctcctcctcaccctcctcctctcccaacGACATCTGCACCTCTCAGCCCAACTCAGATGCTCCTCCAGACCTGCACCAAG GCTCAACAGACAGTGGGCTTCTGTCTCCATTCCCCTCCCAGAATGAGGCTGACCTTTCTCCTCTCCTGAACGCCTCATCTCCCGGGCCCAACAAAAGCTGCTGCTTCCAGAGAAAACCTCCAGAGGGCTGTGAAAGGGTGAGAGTGTGGGAGGAGATCAG cTCTCCACAGAAACCCACGATGGCCCTCATCTCCTCCTGCCCCGACCCCAACAAGGTAAACTTCACCCCCTATGGGGGTTCAGCCTTTTGCCCAGTCAGCCTCCCTAAGCCCCTGCTCCCCTCCATGGACATGTTTTTCAGAAGCTTTGGCTCTCCAGCAAGCAACTGCTTGAACCAGGGAACAAGCTCCTGTCAGATGGTCTCCTCTAACACCTGGGCTGTTCGTCCAGATCCTCCTGCAGCCACCACTGTGATGGGAGAAAGTTCTGGAGAGGGGCTAGCTTTATAA
- the LOC113019359 gene encoding cytochrome c oxidase subunit NDUFA4-like isoform X2 — MTLKLIPLFIFISGGATMSVLALTRAALKNPDVSWDHKNNPEPWNQMKPNQQYKLLAVNMDYSKLKKDRPDF; from the exons atgaccctgaag CTGATCCCCCTGTTCATCTTCATAAGTGGAGGGGCAACCATGAGTGTGTTGGCCCTGACCAGGGCGGCTCTGAAAAACCCAGACGTGTC ATGGGATCACAAGAACAACCCTGAACCCTGGAACCAAATGAAGCCCAATCAGCAGTACAAA cttCTTGCAGTAAACATGGATTACTCCAAACTGAAGAAGGACAGGCCAGACTTCTAA
- the LOC113019359 gene encoding cytochrome c oxidase subunit NDUFA4-like isoform X1: MSSFFGVVAKQIKSHPALIPLFIFISGGATMSVLALTRAALKNPDVSWDHKNNPEPWNQMKPNQQYKLLAVNMDYSKLKKDRPDF; the protein is encoded by the exons ATGTCTTCATTCTTTGGGGTCGTCGCCAAGCAGATTAAGAGCCACCCAGCT CTGATCCCCCTGTTCATCTTCATAAGTGGAGGGGCAACCATGAGTGTGTTGGCCCTGACCAGGGCGGCTCTGAAAAACCCAGACGTGTC ATGGGATCACAAGAACAACCCTGAACCCTGGAACCAAATGAAGCCCAATCAGCAGTACAAA cttCTTGCAGTAAACATGGATTACTCCAAACTGAAGAAGGACAGGCCAGACTTCTAA